The genomic region GTGCGCGCGTTGCTCAAGCAGAACCGCCGCCGAGCCGCGCCGTCGCCGCTGCAGTTCGCCGATCTGCGGATGGACCCCGTCGAACGCGCGGTCTGCCGCGGCGGCGGCAGGCTCGACCTGACGCCGACCGAGTTCGACCTGCTCGAGGTGTTCCTCGCCCATCCCGGCCGGTTGCTCACCAAGCAGCACCTCAAGCACGCCGTGTGGGGCCACGACCACGGCACCAACAACCTCGACGTGTACATCGGCTACCTGCGCCGCAAGACCGAGGCCGGTGGTCGCCCCCGGCTGCTGCACACCGTGCGCGGCATGGGTTTCATCCTCCGCGAGACGTCGTGAAGGGGCCCGTGCTGCTGCGCAGCAAGCTCGCGGTCATCACCGCGTGCGTGGTCGCTGTCGCGATCGCGGGCATCAGCGTCGTCACGTGGCTGGTCACCGAGCACAACCTCCGTTCGCAGCTCGACAAGTCGCTGATGGCGAGCCTGCCGCCGCCGGTGCGCCTGCCGCCGCATCCCGGCGAGATCCGTGTGTTCAAGCTGCGCTGCGACGAAGGCGTGCCTGGTCAGGGGCTGCAGCAGGTGCTCCAGGGCATCCAGGAGCTCCGGCCGGACGGCACCAGCTGCGCGCCACCCGGCGTCGACCCGGTCGTCACCACCACCGCCGACCTGCAGACGCCGACCACGACGTTCCGCGACGGCGTGACCAGCTCAGGAGCCTCGGCACGGGTGCTGCTGCAGCCGCTGGACAACGGCAACGTGCTGGTGCTCAGCCGCAGCCTCGCCGAGGTCGACGGCACCCTCGCCACGCTCGCCGGTGTGCTCGTGAGCGTCTCCCTGCTGGGGGCGTTGCTGGTCGCCGCAGGTGGCCTGTGGCTCACGAGGCGCGCGCTCGCACCGATGGAACGCCTTACGGAAACGGCCGAGCACATAGCCCGCACCGAGGACCTGACGACGCCGGTCACCGTGTCGGGTCAGGACGACGTGGGGCGGCTCGGCCGGGCGTTCACCGCGATGACCGCCGCGCTGGCCGAGTCCCGCCGCCGCCAGCGCGACCTGGTCAACGACGCCGCGCACGAGCTGCGCACGCCGTTGACCAGCCTGCGCACCAACATCGACCTGCTGGTGCGCGCCGAGCACACCGGTCGCGAGCTGCCGGACCGCGGTGAGGTCCTGGACCGGGTGCAGGCCCAGAGCCGGGAGTTCGGCGACCTGGTCAACGAGCTCGTCGTGCTCGCGCGCGACGACCGCGAGCTGGCCCGCGAGCCCGTCGAGGTGGCCGCGGTCGTCGACCGAGCGGTGCGGCGCGCCCGCAGCCGGGCCCACGACCACGTCTTCGACGTCGAACGCGCCGAGTGGTCGGTGCTCGGCGACGCCGGCGCGTTGGAACGCAGCGTGCTGAACCTGCTGGACAACGCGGTGAAGTTCGGACCGGCCGGGTCGATCATCACCGTGCGGTCGCGGCCGGGCTGGCTCACCGTCACCGACGAGGGGCCCGGACTGCCCGTGGAGCACCGGAAAGCGGCCTTCGAACGGTTCTGGCGCGCTCCTGGCGCGCGGGGCCTGCCCGGTTCCGGCCTGGGGCTGGCGATCGTGGCGGACATCGTCGCCGGGCACGGCGGATCGGTCCGGTTCGTGCCCGGCGGACGTGGCGCCTCGGTGCGCGTCGAGCTGCCGCCGCGGTGCCCCGGTGGTGCGTGAGACCTGCGGGTATCGTAGGGCCGTGGCTGGGACACGGGACGCGAAGCAGCGCGTCATGGACGCGACGGTCGAGCTGATCCGCGAGGGCGGTCTGCGGGCCGCCGCTCCCGCCGCGATCGCCGAACGGGCCGGCGCGGGCAAGATGTCGCTCTACCGGCACTTCGACGGCAAGGACGACCTGGTGGCCGAGGCGTTGAAGGACTACCTGCCCCAGCAGCTCGCGTTGCTGCTGGGCCCGTGGGACGCCCCCGACCCCAGGCAGCGCATCCTCGACGTGTTCGACCGCCTTGCGCGCGTTGCCGACAACGGCACCATCAAAGCGTGTGTGTACGTCACCACACGCCTGGAGGCCGCGGACGCATCGCATCCGGCGGCGCCGTTGGCCGTTACGTACAAGAACAACGTCGTGAAGGCCTTCACGGACGCGTTGGCCGAGATGGGTCATGCCGATCCTGAGACGACTGGACGCATGATCGCCATGCAGGTCGACGCGGCTGTCGTGCACGCGATCGTCTACGGCAACGCACGGCCCGTGCACGATGCACGCCGCATCGTGGAGATGCTGCTCAATACGGCCTGACCGCCAGCACGTCCTCGATGGCGCCGGACAACGCCGCCCGCGTGTCCGTGGTGAACCGGTCGGCGAGCACCTCGGTGCGGTCCTCCAGCAACGCCTTGACCGTCTGCGCGGCGAGGTCCTCCGCGGTGATCTTCGGTGCGGTGACCGCCGCGCTGAACTCCGTGTCCACGAAGCCGGAGTGCACGCCGACGACCAGGGTCTGCGGCAGGCCGACGCGGAGCGCGTTCGTCAACGACCACGCCGCCGCCTTCGACGCGGCGTAACCGGGCATGGTCCCCGACGTCCACCACGAGGCCACTGACAGCACGTTGACGAGCGCGCCGCCGCCGTTGCGGGAGAGCGTCGGAGCGAACGCGCGCGCTACCTCCCACGGCCCGAACACGTTGGTTTCCATGACTTCCCGCGCGACGCTCAGCGGCCCGTTGAGCAGCTGTGCCTCAACGCCGCTCATGCCGGCGTTGTTGACCACGATCGTCACGTCCTGTGCGAGCTCGGCGGCCTTGGCGATGTCGTCGGGGTTGGTGACGTCGAGCTTGACCGGGGTGAGCCGCGGGTCGGTGACCGTCTCGGGCCTGCGGACGGCCGCGTACACCTTGGTGGCGCCGTTCTCCAGCAGTGCCAACGCGATCGCGTGGCCGATGCCGCGGTTCGCCCCGGTCACCAACGCGACGGATCCCTCGATCTGCATGGTCGTACCCTTCATGAGGCAGGCTTATGAGACCTCAAGGTCTCGTGAGACCTGAAGGTATCACAAGCTCGTGCGTCAGTAGCGGTACGGGATGCGTGCCAGGGGTTCGACGAGTTCGCGTTCCTCGTAGGAAAGGTGTGACAGCAGGGTGTCCGTGAGCACGTCGACCGCGGCTTGGAGGTCGACGATCTTGAGCGGGTCGGCGACCGTGGCCACCAATGCGGCGTCCACGCGTTCAAGCACGTCGTGGATAACACGGTGTTCTTCGCTGAGACGGTCGAGCACGGGCCCAAGGCGTTCATCGCCCTTGCGCAGCTGCGGGTACAACGAACGGTCTTCGTGCGTGTGGTGGATGGTGACCAGACGGCAGTAGCTCTCGCAGTACGCGCCCATCGCCCAGTTGTTCTGGCGCATGGTCATCGTGTTGATCTCGCTGCGGGCGGCGCCGACGCCGAGCGTGCCGTTCGCGACCTGCTGCACCAGTGAGCGGATCTTGGTCAGCTCCTGCCGCAGGTGGTCGTGCACGTCGATCAGCTGCCGGCTCAGCGCCGTGCCGGACCGCGAGTAGACGGCGTCGGCGGCCGGCGCGGGACCGGTCGGGCGCGCGGACTCGTCCCACAGTCGTTCCGCGGACAGCTGCGTGCCGTCGTCCGGCGTCGGGGTCACGCCCAGGCTGCTCGGAACCTGGTGGCGTGGCTGGTGTTCGGCGGTCACGAGCTCGCGCACGGCCGGAACGACCTCCTCGGCGAACCGCTTGAGCTCGTCGTCGTTGTCGACCATGAGGATGAAGCCGCTGATGCCGTGCGTGAGCGCCAGGTCGGCGAGCTGCTCGGCGGTGAGGTCGGCGGTGATGTTGTAGAGCCGCCGGATGGCGCTGGGGGAGCGGCCCGCCTCGTGCGCGGCGTCGTCGATGATCCGGTTCATGGCGCCGAGCTGCTCCGGCGGCGCGTACGGGCTCGACGGCAGCCACCCGTCGGCTTTCCGGCCGGTCAGCTGCAGCATCCGCTTCTTGTAGGCGCCGAGCCAGATGCCGATGTCGTGCGCGGGGAACGGGCCGGGGCGCGCGCCGTTGAGCGAGTAGTGCTTGCCGTGCAGGCGAAGGCCGCGCCCAGGTGTCCACAGTGCCCTGATCACGTCGATGGCCTCGTCGAGCGCCTCGACGGACTCCGGTGGTGTGCGGTGCGGGCCGTCCATGGCCGCGATGGCGTCCCAGAACGCCCCGGCGCCGAGTCCCAGCTCCACGCGCCCGCCGGTGATGAGGTCCAGACTCGCCGCAGCGCGCGCAAGGACCGCCGGTGGCCTGAGGGGGAGATTCGCGACGTTGGGGAACACGCGCACGTTGCTCGTTGCCGCCGCGAGCACCGACAAGGACGTCCACGTGTCGAGGTGCGTCGCGTTGTACGGGTGGTCCTGGAGGCTGACCAGGTCGAGTCCGAGCACGTCAGCGGCCTGCGCGAGCCGCAACGTGTCGCTGAACCGCTCCGCGGCGGGCGGCAGGAACACGCCGAACTCGAGCGGGTGGCCGTAATCTGTCATGCCGAAAGTATGCCATGCAGATGTTCTGTGTAAAGACGTTCTGTTCGGGCTACTATTGGTCGGGTGACCGCACTCGATGAAGACTTCGGCTGGACGCTCGGCGTGGTCTTCCGCGCGTACGTCAAGGCCACGAACGCCGCGGTCGGCGACCTGCCCGGCGGCCACCGCGGCTACCAGATCCTCACCGCCGCGACCCGTGACCAGCCGGAGAGCCAGTCCGCGCTGTGCCAGCAGCTCGGAATCGACCGCACGGTCATGACCTACCTGCTCGACGACCTCGAACGCGCCTCGCTGGTGACCCGGCGGCCCGCGCCGGCCGACCGGCGCACCCGGCTGGTGGTGGCGACGGAGGTGGGGCGCACCCGGCTGGCCGAGCTCGACCTGCGGCTCTCCCACGCCGAGGCGCACGTGCTGTCGGGCCTGCCGGAGGGCGACCGGGAGACGTTCAAGGCGCTGCTCTGCCGGTTGGCCGGGCACGTCAACGAGCTCGACCCGGTGCCGAGCGCGTGCCAGGCCGTGCAGGACATCGCGGAGAGCAGGCCATGACGGCGAAGGTGCTGTACGTCGCCATCGCGCTGCTGGTCGCCGTGGCCGGTGGGCTGGCCGCGGTGTGGTTCCGGCAGCGGGAAGGACATCACGGCTACTGGCTCTGGCTGGGCGGCGCGTGGGTGTTCGTGATCGTGGCGTTCATCGGTTTGCTGGTCTTCCGGAGCTTCGGTCTGCTGTAGTCCCGATTCCGGAAGATCAGCCGGCGTTCACCTCGGCGACGCGTTGGCCGTTCAGAATGCGCGCCTCCGAGCTCTCCGAGGAGGACCACGTGGTCCGGTTGTGCACAGGCCTGGTGGCCTTCGTGTTGCTGGTGACGGCCGCGCCCGCCGCGGCGACGGCACCGGCGAGGTTCCAGCGCTTCGACACGATGCCGGTGTTCCGCAACAGCTCCGCGGCCGAGCACACCGCCGCTGAGATCGCCGCCGCCACCGCGGACGGCAAACTGGTCGTCTACACCGACTCGCCCGCGCGCCGGATCGGTTTCGCCAGGCCGGGCCGCAAGATCACCCCCGACGGCGTGCTGGCGATGCCCGGCGAACCCACGTCGGTCGACATCCTCGGCGGCCTCGCGCTGGTCGCGGTCAACACCTCGAAGTCGTTCACCGAGCCGTCCGGCCTGCTCGTCGTCGTCGACCTGGCGCGGCGCACGATCGTGGCCACGCACGAGCTCGGCGGCCAGCCGGACTCGATCGACATCTCTAAGGACGGCCGGTACGCCGCCATCGCGATCGAGAACGAGCGCGACGAGGACGTGAACGAGGGCGAGATCCCGCAGCTCCCCGCCGGTTACCTGCAGATCGTCGACCTCGTCGGCAAGCCGGACTCGTGGCAGCTGCGCGAGGTCTCGCTGACCGGCCTCGCCGAGGTCGCCCCGTCCGACCCCGAGCCCGAGTACGTGAGCATCAACGGCCGCAACCAGGTGGCCGTGACGTTGCAGGAGAACAACCACATCGCGGTCGTCGACCTGCGCTCCGGCCAGGTCCTGCGCCACTTCTCCGCCGGCACCGCCACCGTCGCGGGCGTCGACACCGAGGACGACGGCAAGATCGCGCCGACCGAGACCATCACCGCCGCCCGCGAACCCGACGCCATCGCCTGGCTCGACGACCACACCCTCGCCACCGCCGACGAGGGCGACTACGCCGGCGGCTCCCGCACGTGGACGATCTTCGACGCCACCTCCGGCCAGGTCGTGTTCTCCTCCGGCAACTCCCTGGAACAGGCCGCCGTCAAGCAGGGCCAGTACCCCGACGGCCGCTCGGACAACAAGGGCGTCGAACCGGAAGGCCTCGCCGTGGCCACCTTCGGCCGCGACCGCTACGCCTTCGTGGGCCTGGAACGCGCCAACCTCGTCGCCGTCTACGACGTCAACAACCCCCGCAAGCCCCGCTTCCTCCAGGCCCTCCCGACCGGCGTCGCCCCAGAAGGCCTGCTGCCGATCCCCGCCACCGGCACCCTCGTGGTCAGCGCGGAGGAAGACTCCGACGGCATCCGCTCGTCCCTGACCGGCTACCGCCTCACCCGCACCCCGCTGGCCTTGTCGTTGCAGCGCAACCAGGGCACGCCCTCGATCACCTCCGACGGCATCGGCTTCGGCGCCCTGTCGGGCCTCTCCGGCATCCCCGGCAACGCCCGCGACGTCGTCGCCGTGACCGACGCCGCCTACACCCCGACCCGCATCCTGACCATCGACACCCAGGCCGCCCCGGCCCGCGTTCGCCGTGAGTTGACGCTGACCAAGAACGGCGCCGGTGCCGGCTACGACGGCGAGGGCATCGCCGCCCGTCCCGGCGGCGGCTACTGGCTGGCCGTGGAGGGCGACGGCAAGAAGTCGCCGAACCTGCTGGTGGAAGTCGCCGCCTCGGGTGCCGTGGTCCGCGAGATCCCGCTGCCTGCCGCTGTGGCTTCCGCTGCGACCAGCAACGGCTTCGAAGGCGTGACGGTCGTCGGCCGCGGCCGTTCCGAGCAGGTCTGGCTCGCCGTCCAACGCGAGTGGAAGGCCGACCAGCCGGGCCAGGCCACCCTCGCCCGGTACACCCCGGCGACCGACTCGTGGGCGTTCGCCGCGTACCCGCTCGACGTTCCGCAGGCCGGCGCCTGGATCGGCCTGTCGGAGATCACCGCGCTGAACGACCGCACCCTGCTCGTGCTGGAACGCGACAACCAGCGCGGCGACGCGGCTCGTGTGAAGAAGGTCTACCGCGTCGACATCAGCCGCCTGACGCCGGTGCCGGCGGGCGTGGTGAAGCCGGTCGTGTCGAAGACGCTGGCTCGCGACCTGCTGCCGGCACTCGCGGCCGATGGCGCCGCGGTGCACGACAAGCCGGAGGGCCTGGCCGTGGTCGGGTCGTGGCCGGTGCAGCGGCTGGTCGGCGTGGTGGACAACGACGGCGTGGACGACGCGCCGGGCGAGTCGGTGTTCCTGCGCCTCGGCCGCATCTGAGTCCTGTTCCGCGCTCCGGTCGTGCTCGGCGCACGACCGGAGCGCGGCCTGGCAGGATGACCGGTCGTGGTCGTGACCAGGAGCGCGGTGCGGAAGCTGGCTGACGCGAAGTCGTTCGAGCGCGGTGAGAGGTACTTCGCGGCCGGCCAGGTCAAGCGGGTCACGCTGAACGGGTCGACGGTGAGCGCCACGGTCGACGGCACCCGCACCTACCGGGTGCGGCTCGATGTCACGCCGACGGGACTGAGCGGGCGCTGCTCCTGCCCGTACGGAATGGACGGAGCGTTCTGCAAGCACTGCGTCGCCGCTTCGCTGGCCTGGCTGGAGCAAGGCGGTGAGGTGGCGGAGTCACGGCAGAAGCCGTTGTCGGACAAGCGCTTGCGGTTGTTCCTGCGGGGCTGCGACCAGGAGTGGCTGATCGAGCAGCTGATGACGGCCGCGAAATCGGACCACCTGCTCCGCGCCCGGCTCGCCGCAGCCGCCGGGCACGGGGACGCGTTCGACGATCGGGACGTCCGAGAACGCCTGGAACGCGCCATCCACATCCACGACTTCGTGGACTACGCGGGTGCGTACGGCTACTTCGCGCACGTCGGCGATGCCCTGGACGAAGTCGAGAAGCTGGTGCACGGCGGGTTCGCCGATGCCGCGATCATCCTCGCCGAGCACGCCCTGGAACTGCTCGAATCCTCCGGTGAGCTGGTGGACGACTCCGACGGCGGGCTGTCCGACGCGATCGCCCGCGCGGAGGAGATCCACCTCGCGGCGTGCGAAGCCGGGTCACCGGACCCCGTGGAGCTGGCCGAACGTCTGCTCACGCGTGCGTTGGACAGCGCGTACGAGGTGTTCTTCGACGTGCTGCCCGACTACGAGGAGGTGCTCGGCCCGGCGGGCGTGGCGCGTTTGCGGGAACTCGTCGAGGAAGCGTGGCAGAAGCTGCCGTCGAAGAAACCGAACGACTACAGCGGCCGCCGCCTCGTCATCACCCACCTCATGGAGCAGCTGGCGGAGTCGGCGGGAGGCACGAACGGGCTGGTGGAGGTGCTGGCGCGGGACGTGTCGAGTGCCTACGACGTGCTCCGCATCGCCGAGCGGCTGTGCGCCGACGGCCGTGACGACGAAGCGCTCACCTGGCTGGACCGCGGTCTCACCGAC from Lentzea guizhouensis harbors:
- a CDS encoding LLM class flavin-dependent oxidoreductase, giving the protein MTDYGHPLEFGVFLPPAAERFSDTLRLAQAADVLGLDLVSLQDHPYNATHLDTWTSLSVLAAATSNVRVFPNVANLPLRPPAVLARAAASLDLITGGRVELGLGAGAFWDAIAAMDGPHRTPPESVEALDEAIDVIRALWTPGRGLRLHGKHYSLNGARPGPFPAHDIGIWLGAYKKRMLQLTGRKADGWLPSSPYAPPEQLGAMNRIIDDAAHEAGRSPSAIRRLYNITADLTAEQLADLALTHGISGFILMVDNDDELKRFAEEVVPAVRELVTAEHQPRHQVPSSLGVTPTPDDGTQLSAERLWDESARPTGPAPAADAVYSRSGTALSRQLIDVHDHLRQELTKIRSLVQQVANGTLGVGAARSEINTMTMRQNNWAMGAYCESYCRLVTIHHTHEDRSLYPQLRKGDERLGPVLDRLSEEHRVIHDVLERVDAALVATVADPLKIVDLQAAVDVLTDTLLSHLSYEERELVEPLARIPYRY
- a CDS encoding SWIM zinc finger family protein — protein: MRKLADAKSFERGERYFAAGQVKRVTLNGSTVSATVDGTRTYRVRLDVTPTGLSGRCSCPYGMDGAFCKHCVAASLAWLEQGGEVAESRQKPLSDKRLRLFLRGCDQEWLIEQLMTAAKSDHLLRARLAAAAGHGDAFDDRDVRERLERAIHIHDFVDYAGAYGYFAHVGDALDEVEKLVHGGFADAAIILAEHALELLESSGELVDDSDGGLSDAIARAEEIHLAACEAGSPDPVELAERLLTRALDSAYEVFFDVLPDYEEVLGPAGVARLRELVEEAWQKLPSKKPNDYSGRRLVITHLMEQLAESAGGTNGLVEVLARDVSSAYDVLRIAERLCADGRDDEALTWLDRGLTDFDPDSRLRDLAAEIHVRAGRRNQAGEMLWANFTARPTLDSYRALRQVTAEDFPAWRERALAFLADAPPAAAPWSRGRSTLVEILLAEDEVGAAWQAAVDGGCTDGLWLRLARARAASHPADAIPVLLRAAEQAIELRNRDSYQVAARLLVETKALFTRCDRAEDFQEHMAAVRHDHRTKWALRQELDRARLP
- a CDS encoding MarR family winged helix-turn-helix transcriptional regulator; translation: MTALDEDFGWTLGVVFRAYVKATNAAVGDLPGGHRGYQILTAATRDQPESQSALCQQLGIDRTVMTYLLDDLERASLVTRRPAPADRRTRLVVATEVGRTRLAELDLRLSHAEAHVLSGLPEGDRETFKALLCRLAGHVNELDPVPSACQAVQDIAESRP
- a CDS encoding response regulator transcription factor, which encodes MRLLVVDDDPDVRDSLRRSLEFEGYEVTTAADGAEALRRLTGVDLAILDLMMPVLDGSEACRRLRAAGERLPVLMLTARDALGDRVTGLDAGADDYLVKPFALEELLARVRALLKQNRRRAAPSPLQFADLRMDPVERAVCRGGGRLDLTPTEFDLLEVFLAHPGRLLTKQHLKHAVWGHDHGTNNLDVYIGYLRRKTEAGGRPRLLHTVRGMGFILRETS
- a CDS encoding SDR family oxidoreductase, with the translated sequence MQIEGSVALVTGANRGIGHAIALALLENGATKVYAAVRRPETVTDPRLTPVKLDVTNPDDIAKAAELAQDVTIVVNNAGMSGVEAQLLNGPLSVAREVMETNVFGPWEVARAFAPTLSRNGGGALVNVLSVASWWTSGTMPGYAASKAAAWSLTNALRVGLPQTLVVGVHSGFVDTEFSAAVTAPKITAEDLAAQTVKALLEDRTEVLADRFTTDTRAALSGAIEDVLAVRPY
- a CDS encoding sensor histidine kinase, whose product is MKGPVLLRSKLAVITACVVAVAIAGISVVTWLVTEHNLRSQLDKSLMASLPPPVRLPPHPGEIRVFKLRCDEGVPGQGLQQVLQGIQELRPDGTSCAPPGVDPVVTTTADLQTPTTTFRDGVTSSGASARVLLQPLDNGNVLVLSRSLAEVDGTLATLAGVLVSVSLLGALLVAAGGLWLTRRALAPMERLTETAEHIARTEDLTTPVTVSGQDDVGRLGRAFTAMTAALAESRRRQRDLVNDAAHELRTPLTSLRTNIDLLVRAEHTGRELPDRGEVLDRVQAQSREFGDLVNELVVLARDDRELAREPVEVAAVVDRAVRRARSRAHDHVFDVERAEWSVLGDAGALERSVLNLLDNAVKFGPAGSIITVRSRPGWLTVTDEGPGLPVEHRKAAFERFWRAPGARGLPGSGLGLAIVADIVAGHGGSVRFVPGGRGASVRVELPPRCPGGA
- a CDS encoding TetR/AcrR family transcriptional regulator, with product MAGTRDAKQRVMDATVELIREGGLRAAAPAAIAERAGAGKMSLYRHFDGKDDLVAEALKDYLPQQLALLLGPWDAPDPRQRILDVFDRLARVADNGTIKACVYVTTRLEAADASHPAAPLAVTYKNNVVKAFTDALAEMGHADPETTGRMIAMQVDAAVVHAIVYGNARPVHDARRIVEMLLNTA
- a CDS encoding esterase-like activity of phytase family protein, which codes for MRASELSEEDHVVRLCTGLVAFVLLVTAAPAAATAPARFQRFDTMPVFRNSSAAEHTAAEIAAATADGKLVVYTDSPARRIGFARPGRKITPDGVLAMPGEPTSVDILGGLALVAVNTSKSFTEPSGLLVVVDLARRTIVATHELGGQPDSIDISKDGRYAAIAIENERDEDVNEGEIPQLPAGYLQIVDLVGKPDSWQLREVSLTGLAEVAPSDPEPEYVSINGRNQVAVTLQENNHIAVVDLRSGQVLRHFSAGTATVAGVDTEDDGKIAPTETITAAREPDAIAWLDDHTLATADEGDYAGGSRTWTIFDATSGQVVFSSGNSLEQAAVKQGQYPDGRSDNKGVEPEGLAVATFGRDRYAFVGLERANLVAVYDVNNPRKPRFLQALPTGVAPEGLLPIPATGTLVVSAEEDSDGIRSSLTGYRLTRTPLALSLQRNQGTPSITSDGIGFGALSGLSGIPGNARDVVAVTDAAYTPTRILTIDTQAAPARVRRELTLTKNGAGAGYDGEGIAARPGGGYWLAVEGDGKKSPNLLVEVAASGAVVREIPLPAAVASAATSNGFEGVTVVGRGRSEQVWLAVQREWKADQPGQATLARYTPATDSWAFAAYPLDVPQAGAWIGLSEITALNDRTLLVLERDNQRGDAARVKKVYRVDISRLTPVPAGVVKPVVSKTLARDLLPALAADGAAVHDKPEGLAVVGSWPVQRLVGVVDNDGVDDAPGESVFLRLGRI